The Impatiens glandulifera chromosome 3, dImpGla2.1, whole genome shotgun sequence genome contains a region encoding:
- the LOC124930363 gene encoding uncharacterized protein LOC124930363 — translation MDSFGISNIHIEKSNPIFRYETQKKIEALFRLIEMILLLLVVSSFSSHIPATFKISGDYFRSLFGIILSPQIVFLIGNIFVVVLFMKSGFFSSSNMNERIHTDFYHGYVKIGEKNVTFNEQKQSSLDIARVKDIPKKKERKIERSLSEKITKRIDGENTGRQLRRSATENCRKVKCPEEEMNGEEFRQTVEAFIARQQRFLRES, via the coding sequence ATGGATTCATTTGGAATCTCAAACATCCATATCGAAAAGTCTAATCCAATCTTCCGTTACGAAACCCAGAAAAAGATCGAAGCTCTCTTCCGTCTCATCGAAATGATTCTCCTTCTCCTTGTCGTTTCCAGTTTCTCCAGTCATATCCCGGCCACCTTTAAAATCTCCGGCGACTACTTCCGGTCACTTTTCGGCATCATTCTGAGCCCTCAGATTGTCTTTTTAATCGGAAATATCTTCGTCGTCGTTCTCTTCATGAAATCCGGTTTCTTTTCCAGTTCAAATATGAATGAACGTATTCATACAGATTTCTATCATGGGTATGTGAAAATCGGAGAGAAAAATGTGACATTTAATGAACAAAAACAGAGCAGTTTAGATATTGCTAGAGTTAAAGATATACccaaaaagaaagagaggaagATTGAAAGGAGCTTATCGGAGAAAATAACGAAGAGGATTGATGGAGAAAATACGGGCAGGCAGTTGAGACGGTCGGCGACTGAGAATTGCCGGAAGGTTAAGTGTCCTGAGGAGGAAATGAACGGCGAGGAATTCCGGCAGACGGTGGAGGCTTTTATTGCGAGGCAGCAGAGGTTTCTCCGGGAATCATAG
- the LOC124930364 gene encoding uncharacterized protein LOC124930364: MDSFGISNIHIEKSNPIFRYQTQKKIEALLRLFEMILLLLAVSSFSSHIPATLKISGDYFRSIFGIILSPQIVFLIGNIIVALLFMKSGFFSSSNMNESIDTDFYHGYVKIGEKNVRFNEQKQSSLDIVKVKDIPKKKERKIERSLSEKITKRIDGDKIGRQLRQSSTENCRKVKCPEEEMNGEEFRQTVEAFIARQQRFLRE; the protein is encoded by the coding sequence ATGGATTCATTTGGAATCTCAAACATCCATATCGAAAAGTCTAATCCAATCTTCCGTTACCAAACCCAGAAAAAGATCGAAGCTCTCTTACGTCTCTTCGAAATGATTCTCCTTCTCCTTGCCGTTTCCAGTTTCTCCAGTCATATCCCGGCCACCCTTAAAATCTCCGGCGACTATTTCCGGTCAATTTTCGGCATCATTCTGAGCCCTCAGATTGTCTTTTTAATCGGAAATATCATCGTCGCACTTCTCTTCATGAAATCCGGTTTCTTTTCAAGTTCAAATATGAATGAAAGTATTGATACAGATTTCTATCATGGGTATGTGAAAATCGGAGAGAAAAATGTGAGATTTAATGAACAAAAGCAGAGCAGTTTAGATATTGTTAAAGTTAAAGATATAccaaaaaagaaagagaggaagATTGAAAGGAGCTTATCGGAGAAAATAACAAAGAGGATTGATGGAGATAAAATAGGCAGGCAGTTGAGACAGTCGTCGACTGAGAATTGCCGGAAAGTTAAGTGTCCTGAGGAGGAAATGAACGGCGAGGAATTCCGGCAGACGGTGGAGGCTTTTATTGCGAGGCAGCAGAGGTTTCTCCGGGAATAA